The following coding sequences lie in one Arachis ipaensis cultivar K30076 chromosome B05, Araip1.1, whole genome shotgun sequence genomic window:
- the LOC107642835 gene encoding cytochrome P450 71D8, with protein sequence MEAESSSLLVPTFFLLILFSFLVKYYKSKTKPTHKLPPGPWKLPLIGNFHQVAQAGPLPHRSLRELAKKYGPFMHLKLGENSTVVISSAKLAKEVLKTYDGSFQRRPLLAAVPTLVYGPADIVFSPSSDYWRDMRKICTLELLSKKKVQSLAFIREAEMERTIQKIRESAGSRINLSDMIFHLISVTVYRAAFGNSNMDHSEFILLIKEAMQILGGFHWGDLFPSIKPLFYLSGLKSKVENLHERLDKFMEDIIKEHQKKQTEGRTDVEEEDLVDVLLRVQQSGSLQTNLTITNVKAVIGDIFAAGMDTSAATLEWGMSEMMKNPRVMAKLQAELREALKGKKTIQESDIEELSYLKLVVKETLRLHCPTPLLIPRECTEATNIHGYDIPVKTRVMVNVWAIGRDPQYWHDAESFIPERFEDSSLDYKGNNFEYLPFGGGRRICPGMNFGVASITLPLALLLYHFNWQLPDGMKPEDLDMTEVPGLAIARKHPLCVIATPYQP encoded by the exons ATGGAAGCTGAATCCTCCTCCTTGCTTGTTCCTACGTTTTTTCTGTTGATACTGTTCTCTTTTCTTGTGAAATATTACAAGTCAAAAACCAAGCCCACTCATAAACTACCACCTGGTCCATGGAAATTACCCCTCATTGGTAACTTCCATCAAGTTGCACAAGCAGGACCACTGCCACACCGTTCTCTCAGAGAACTAGCAAAAAAGTATGGACCCTTCATGCACCTCAAACTGGGTGAAAACTCCACAGTAGTTATATCTTCCGCTAAGCTAGCCAAGGAGGTACTCAAAACCTACGATGGATCTTTTCAAAGGAGGCCTCTTCTTGCTGCTGTTCCAACTCTAGTATATGGCCCTGCAGATATTGTATTCTCTCCGTCCAGCGATTACTGGAGAGACATGCGCAAGATATGTACTCTGGAACTTTTGAGTAAGAAAAAGGTTCAGTCTCTGGCTTTTATAAGAGAAGCCGAGATGGAAAGAACCATCCAGAAGATCCGTGAATCTGCGGGTTCACGGATCAATCTGTCTGACATGATTTTCCACTTGATAAGTGTAACTGTCTACAGGGCTGCCTTTGGTAACTCCAACATGGACCATAGTGAGTTTATCCTTCTCATCAAAGAAGCAATGCAAATCTTGGGAGGGTTTCATTGGGGGGATTTGTTTCCTTCAATCAAACCTCTGTTTTATTTGAGTGGATTGAAGTCAAAGGTGGAGAATCTGCACGAGAGACTTGATAAGTTCATGGAGGACATCATAAAGGAGCATCAAAAGAAGCAAACAGAAGGTAGGACCGACGTTGAAGAGGAAGACCTTGTTGATGTTCTGTTGAGAGTTCAGCAAAGTGGGAGTCTCCAGACCAACCTAACAATCACAAACGTCAAAGCGGTCATTGGG GACATATTCGCTGCTGGAATGGATACCTCGGCAGCAACATTAGAATGGGGCATGTCAGAAATGATGAAGAACCCAAGAGTGATGGCAAAGTTACAAGCCGAATTAAGGGAAGCACTTAAAGGAAAGAAAACAATTCAAGAAAGTGATATTGAAGAACTAAGTTACTTGAAGCTAGTGGTGAAGGAGACACTAAGGTTACACTGTCCAACTCCATTGTTGATCCCTAGAGAATGCACCGAAGCAACCAACATCCATGGGTATGATATACCAGTGAAGACGAGGGTGATGGTGAACGTGTGGGCAATTGGAAGAGATCCCCAATACTGGCATGATGCTGAGAGTTTCATACCTGAGAGGTTTGAAGATAGTTCGTTGGATTACAAAGGGAATAACTTTGAGTATTTACCATTTGGGGGAGGAAGGAGAATCTGTCCTGGTATGAATTTCGGTGTGGCCAGCATTACACTTCCTTTGGCTCTCTTACTTTACCATTTCAATTGGCAACTCCCCGATGGAATGAAGCCTGAGGATCTCGACATGACTGAAGTCCCTGGCTTGGCAATTGCAAGAAAACATCCCTTGTGCGTCATTGCCACTCCTTATCAACCATAA